The following proteins are encoded in a genomic region of Spirosoma sp. SC4-14:
- a CDS encoding NUDIX hydrolase — MTPENDPRPWSVEHSEYIHQLPWFTVRKDAIKMQNGGEIPNYFIFEYPDWINVVAITTEGQLVLIRQYRHGIAGVHYELCAGVVDPGEDPLVAAQRELLEETGFGGGNWQPLMTLSANPGTHANLTHSFLATGVELKQGQHLESTEEITVHVVSRERALEIIDNGEMMQALHIAPLLRYLSEPPGGPAGFTGL; from the coding sequence ATGACTCCAGAAAACGATCCTCGGCCGTGGTCGGTCGAACACTCTGAATACATCCATCAGCTACCGTGGTTTACGGTTCGTAAAGATGCCATCAAAATGCAGAATGGTGGCGAAATTCCCAATTATTTCATCTTCGAATATCCCGACTGGATTAATGTCGTGGCCATCACAACCGAAGGTCAACTGGTGCTTATTCGCCAGTACCGTCATGGAATTGCTGGTGTACATTATGAACTTTGTGCGGGGGTTGTCGATCCGGGCGAAGATCCACTGGTGGCGGCCCAGCGCGAATTATTGGAAGAAACGGGCTTTGGTGGCGGAAACTGGCAACCGCTGATGACGCTGTCGGCCAATCCGGGCACGCACGCAAACCTGACCCATTCGTTTCTGGCAACGGGAGTTGAACTGAAACAGGGTCAACATCTTGAATCGACGGAAGAAATTACGGTACACGTTGTGTCGAGGGAACGCGCGCTGGAAATAATCGATAATGGCGAAATGATGCAGGCACTTCACATTGCTCCTCTACTGAGGTATTTGTCTGAACCGCCAGGCGGCCCTGCGGGATTTACAGGATTGTAA
- a CDS encoding aminotransferase class I/II-fold pyridoxal phosphate-dependent enzyme encodes MIIPLAHRADQTQEYYFSVKLAEVRRLQAAGHDIINLGIGNPDMMPSANTIDALIQSAQQPSSHGYQPYKGTAGLRRAIAQFYAHTYGVSLNSETEILPLIGSKEGITHISLTFLNDGDGVLVPELGYPAYRAVSQMVGAQVREYPLLEHGGWQPDWNAMADLLTDTTKIIWLNYPHMPTGAPATRELFERAVRFAHDHRLLLCHDNPYSLILNKKSPISLLSVDGANEVAIELNSMSKSHNMAGWRIGWMAAAKAYVDAVLTIKSNVDSGQFKPLMDAASEALTNSDEWHRERNAVYQGRLDAVHAFLNALGCSYTTDQEGLFIWAKLPDSVESAEALVDDLLYNKHVFIAPGFIFGPKGNRYIRISLCMPEERITEAVGRLNQDF; translated from the coding sequence GTGATTATCCCTCTTGCTCACCGTGCCGATCAAACGCAGGAATACTATTTCTCGGTGAAACTGGCCGAAGTCCGTCGCCTGCAGGCGGCTGGCCACGATATTATTAATTTGGGAATTGGAAACCCCGACATGATGCCGTCGGCCAATACCATCGATGCATTGATTCAATCGGCTCAGCAGCCGTCGTCGCATGGGTATCAGCCTTATAAAGGCACTGCTGGTCTTCGTCGGGCCATAGCACAGTTTTATGCCCATACGTATGGTGTTTCGCTAAACTCAGAAACAGAAATATTACCGCTGATTGGCTCCAAAGAAGGGATTACCCATATTTCGCTGACGTTCCTGAACGATGGCGATGGCGTGCTGGTGCCTGAGCTGGGTTATCCGGCCTATCGGGCAGTTAGTCAGATGGTAGGTGCGCAGGTCCGTGAGTATCCGCTGCTCGAACACGGCGGCTGGCAACCCGACTGGAACGCTATGGCCGATCTGCTGACCGATACCACAAAAATTATCTGGCTCAATTATCCGCACATGCCTACGGGCGCACCCGCAACGCGTGAGTTGTTTGAGCGGGCGGTTCGTTTTGCGCATGATCATCGGCTTTTACTGTGCCACGACAATCCGTATAGTCTGATTCTGAATAAGAAATCGCCTATCAGTTTACTGTCGGTCGATGGCGCAAACGAAGTGGCTATTGAGCTGAACTCGATGAGCAAGTCGCACAACATGGCGGGTTGGCGCATCGGCTGGATGGCTGCCGCAAAGGCGTATGTCGATGCCGTTTTAACAATCAAAAGCAACGTCGATTCGGGGCAGTTTAAGCCCTTGATGGATGCGGCTTCGGAAGCATTGACGAATTCCGATGAGTGGCATCGGGAACGAAATGCAGTTTATCAGGGGCGTCTGGATGCCGTTCATGCTTTTCTGAACGCACTGGGCTGTAGCTATACAACGGATCAGGAAGGGCTATTTATCTGGGCAAAACTCCCCGATTCGGTGGAGTCGGCTGAAGCGCTGGTCGACGATCTACTCTACAATAAGCACGTATTTATTGCCCCCGGCTTCATTTTTGGTCCCAAAGGCAATCGTTATATCCGTATTTCACTGTGTATGCCCGAAGAGCGGATCACCGAAGCTGTTGGCCGTCTGAACCAGGATTTTTAG
- a CDS encoding GxxExxY protein, which yields MFKAEYRHSELTGKVIGCAFEVHRVLGNGFQEVIYQRALAIELEECGLTFSREHEMPIFFKGRHIGSRRVDFLVEEIVSVELKAISTLDDDHLAQAINYLEAYNLEIGMLINFGSPSLQFKRLLNKKFRP from the coding sequence ATGTTTAAAGCAGAATACAGACATTCTGAATTAACTGGTAAGGTAATAGGATGTGCATTTGAGGTTCATAGAGTATTGGGTAATGGATTTCAGGAAGTGATTTATCAACGCGCTTTAGCCATTGAACTAGAAGAGTGTGGCCTTACATTTTCTCGCGAACACGAAATGCCAATTTTTTTCAAAGGCCGACATATTGGTTCTCGTAGAGTTGATTTTTTAGTTGAAGAAATTGTATCTGTTGAACTAAAAGCAATCTCTACTCTTGATGACGATCATTTAGCACAAGCCATCAATTACTTGGAAGCTTACAATCTTGAGATCGGTATGTTGATCAATTTCGGTAGTCCAAGCCTTCAGTTTAAACGGCTGCTGAATAAGAAGTTTAGACCATAA
- a CDS encoding prephenate dehydrogenase: MTVSIIGIGLLGGSFALALREKYPRMHFVGVDKSAVNGQLALAKGIVDEILPLEEAVAQSTLVVMATPVNTIIDLLPTVLDLLPEGATVLDLGSTKGLICGVADAHPKRAQFVAAHPMAGTENSGPGAAFKELLPGKNLIICDREKSNPDSLTLAESLFRDAGMKLFYMTPQEHDLHLAYVSHLSHISAFALGLTVLEKEKDEKAIFDMASTGFSSTVRLAKSSPQMWAPIFDQNRANVSDALAAYIEFLQQFKQVIDDRDITTSLEFMQRANVIRRVLDGIEKR, encoded by the coding sequence ATGACCGTTTCAATCATAGGCATAGGCTTGCTCGGCGGATCGTTCGCGCTGGCCCTGCGCGAAAAATACCCTCGAATGCATTTTGTTGGCGTCGATAAATCTGCCGTAAATGGCCAGTTAGCCCTGGCCAAAGGCATTGTCGATGAGATTTTACCACTAGAAGAAGCCGTGGCCCAGAGCACACTGGTTGTGATGGCGACGCCTGTCAATACCATTATTGACCTGCTGCCCACCGTGCTGGATTTACTACCCGAAGGGGCAACCGTACTTGATTTGGGGTCGACAAAAGGCCTGATCTGCGGTGTGGCCGATGCGCATCCAAAACGTGCCCAGTTTGTGGCGGCTCACCCAATGGCCGGCACCGAAAACTCCGGTCCCGGTGCTGCGTTTAAGGAACTGCTGCCCGGAAAAAACCTCATCATCTGCGACCGCGAAAAAAGCAATCCCGACAGCCTGACACTGGCCGAAAGTCTGTTTCGCGATGCGGGCATGAAGCTCTTCTATATGACGCCACAGGAGCACGATCTGCATCTGGCCTACGTTTCGCACCTAAGCCACATTAGTGCATTTGCGTTGGGACTAACCGTTCTTGAAAAAGAAAAAGACGAGAAAGCCATTTTCGATATGGCCAGCACCGGCTTTAGTTCGACCGTTCGACTGGCAAAAAGTTCTCCGCAGATGTGGGCTCCCATTTTCGATCAGAACCGGGCCAATGTATCGGATGCACTGGCTGCCTACATTGAGTTTCTGCAACAGTTTAAACAGGTAATCGACGACCGGGACATTACTACCTCGCTCGAATTTATGCAGCGTGCTAACGTGATCCGGCGGGTACTGGACGGGATTGAGAAGCGGTAG
- a CDS encoding aldo/keto reductase, with translation MQATEAPATQAGTITIGGENGFTVNRMAYGAMRITGDGIWGPPRDHDEAIRVLKRTLDLGINFIDTADSYGPHISEELIAEALHPYPEGLVIATKGGLLRTGPNQWPVDASRKHLEEALDGSLKRLKLDQIELYQLHRFDPKVPSEEFLGFLQEAQKAGKIKHIGLSEVGIEQIEEAKTYFDVVSVQNMYNFGQQKWNDVLKYCEQHNIAFIPWYPLNSGNISATEAIKKVAARHNATDYQIALAWLLAASPVMLPIAGTSSVKHLEENVLAATIKLTDEDLQDMPLPK, from the coding sequence ATGCAGGCAACTGAAGCACCAGCAACACAGGCTGGTACAATTACAATTGGTGGTGAGAACGGTTTTACGGTTAATCGGATGGCCTATGGAGCCATGCGGATTACAGGCGATGGCATCTGGGGGCCGCCCAGAGATCATGATGAGGCTATCCGCGTACTGAAACGCACCCTTGATCTAGGGATTAATTTTATCGACACTGCTGATAGCTATGGTCCGCATATTTCAGAAGAACTGATTGCCGAAGCACTTCATCCATATCCAGAAGGGTTAGTCATTGCTACTAAAGGTGGCTTGCTCCGAACGGGCCCAAATCAGTGGCCGGTCGATGCCAGCCGAAAACACCTGGAAGAAGCGCTGGACGGTAGCCTGAAACGACTTAAGCTCGACCAGATTGAGCTATACCAGCTTCATCGCTTCGATCCTAAAGTGCCTTCGGAAGAGTTTCTTGGCTTTTTACAGGAAGCGCAGAAAGCCGGGAAAATAAAACACATTGGCCTTTCCGAAGTGGGTATCGAACAGATTGAGGAAGCAAAGACCTATTTTGATGTTGTTTCGGTACAGAATATGTACAATTTTGGTCAGCAGAAATGGAACGATGTGCTGAAGTACTGCGAACAACACAACATCGCCTTTATTCCGTGGTATCCGTTAAATTCTGGAAACATATCGGCTACCGAAGCGATCAAGAAAGTAGCAGCGCGGCATAATGCTACTGATTATCAGATTGCATTGGCCTGGCTTTTGGCGGCCTCGCCAGTAATGTTGCCTATTGCGGGCACATCGTCTGTTAAACATCTGGAAGAAAACGTTTTGGCTGCTACCATCAAACTGACCGACGAAGACCTACAGGATATGCCTCTGCCAAAGTAG